Proteins from a single region of Bombus huntii isolate Logan2020A chromosome 2, iyBomHunt1.1, whole genome shotgun sequence:
- the LOC126878104 gene encoding cleavage and polyadenylation specificity factor subunit 6 isoform X18, giving the protein MADGDIDLYADDLEQDFAQDEFAGDGVDLYDDVIAAPAGGNGGVSTGNSGDGAGDTTSPNEETNGSAPYHQLGNNIQPNQIGRRHQLYVGNLTWWTSDQDITDAVQSIGVSDFVEVKFFENRANGQSKGFCVISLGSEQSMRICMERLPKKELHGQNPVVTFPTKQALNQFESQCKTRPAPAPQQSQSQRPHNPHQHQSPMPPHQQHPQHPQHPQHSQQNHGPRMMMGPPQGVRPQRMPPPGMGPPGPGGPGQQGPPRMHGPPMGPGPGPHHPLPGHPNQGPPPPGYQQGPWNGPRPNGPPGPPRGPSGPGGPPQQGPPGPGPGQHRPPGMQFHGGPPGPPGQGPPRGPPGHPGGPPGDPRGAQPRPEWNRPPGPGGPPPGHGGPPQGPPQGPPGGPAPHVNPAFFPQGPPHQHPGQHPPGPPGPPHGPPHGPPHGPPHGPPHGPPHGPPHGQPHVPPHGYGPPAAQPPYGAPGPDHRPEGPPPLTEQEFEEIMGRNRTVSSSAIARAVSDAAAGEYASAIETLVTAISLIKQSKVAADDRCKILISSLQDTLRGVETKSYGSARRERSRSRDRERSHRRRRERSRSRDREYRERSRDRDRERDRERDRERERDRDRDRERYYSEPYPRERSRSRERDRERERDREYRERSREESTTRQSARPRVKEEPPETAPVSSSKASRYYDDRYRERERDRDRERESSRRPSEREREPERERERERERDRRDERGDSSHRSRH; this is encoded by the exons ATGGCGGACGGTGACATTGATTTGTACGCCGACGATCTCGAGCAAGATTTCGCGCAG GATGAGTTTGCTGGTGATGGCGTTGATTTGTATGATGATGTGATAGCAGCTCCTGCTGGTGGTAATGGTGGCGTTTCTACGGGAAATAGTGGAGATGGTGCTGGTGATACTACTTCACCAAATGAAGAAACAAATGGTAGCGCACCTTACCATCAACTTGGAAATAATATTCAGCCAAACCAAATTGGGAGACGTCATCAACTATATGTCGGAAATTTGACTTGg TGGACAAGTGACCAAGATATAACTGATGCTGTTCAAAGTATTGGTGTATCAGATTTTGTTGAAGTAAAATTCTTTGAAAATCGAGCCAATGGACAATCTAAGGGATTCTGTGTGATATCTTTGGGATCAGAACAAAGTATGAGGATATGTATGGAAAGATTACCTAAAAAGGAATTGCATGGACAAAATCCAGTAGTAACATTTCCAACTAAACAAGCTTTGAATCAA TTTGAGTCTCAGTGTAAGACACGACCAGCTCCGGCTCCTCAACAGAGTCAGAGTCAGCGTCCCCATAATCCACATCAGCATCAGTCACCAATGCCACCCCATCAACAGCATCCACAACATCCCCAACACCCTCAACATTCGCAACAAAATCATGGTCCTAGGATGATGATGGGTCCTCCGCAGGGTGTACGACCACAGAGAATGCCACCTCCAGGGATGGGTCCACCAGGTCCAGGTGGACCTGGCCAGCAAGGTCCACCGCGTATGCATGGTCCGCCGATGGGTCCTGGACCGGGACCGCACCATCCTTTACCTGGGCATCCTAACCAAGGTCCACCACCTCCTGGTTATCAGCAGGGCCCATGGAATGGGCCAAGACCTAATGGTCCACCTGGACCACCAAGAGGCCCAAGTGGACCTGGTGGTCCACCTCAACAAGGACCACCAGGACCAGGTCCTGGTCAACATCGGCCTCCAGGAATG CAATTTCATGGTGGTCCGCCTGGTCCACCTGGTCAAGGACCTCCACGTGGTCCACCTGGACATCCTGGTGGACCTCCAGGTGATCCAAGAGGTGCTCAACCACGACCCGAATGGAATAGACCACCAG GTCCAGGAGGTCCACCACCTGGTCATGGTGGCCCACCTCAAGGACCACCACAAGGACCCCCAGGAGGACCTGCACCACATGTGAATCCAGCATTTTTCCCACAAGGACCACCTCATCAACATCCAGGACAACATCCACCAGGTCCTCCTGGTCCACCCCATGGACCACCTCATGGTCCACCACATGGTCCACCACATGGTCCACCTCATGGTCCACCTCATGGTCCTCCACATGGTCAACCACATGTGCCACCTCATGGTTATGGACCACCTGCAGCACAG CCACCTTATGGCGCACCAGGACCTGATCATCGCCCAGAAGGTCCTCCTCCCCTTACAGAacaagaatttgaagaaatcaTGGGTAGAAATAGGACCGTTTCTTCTTCTGCTATTGCTCGAGCAGTATCTGATGCTGCAGCAGGAGAATACGCAAGCGCTATAGAAACCCTGGTTACAGCCATCTCTTTGATAAAACAATCCAAGGTTGCTGCAGATGATAgatgtaaaattttaatcagtTCTCTTCAAGACACCTTGCGCGGCGTCGAAACAAAGAGTTATGGATCCGCACGTAGgg AACGATCACGTTCACGAGACAGGGAACGCAGTCACAGAAGAAGACGTGAGCGATCAAGGAGCCGTGACAGGGAATACAGAGAAAGAAGCAGAGACAGAGATAGAGAACGTGACAGGGAACGCGATCGTGAAAGGGAAAGGGATCGTGATCGTGACAGAGAACGTTATTACAGTGAACCATATCCACGGGAGAGATCACGAAGCAGGGAGAGGGATCGTGAACGTGAAAGAGATCGCGAATATAGAGAGCGAAGCAGAGAAGAAAG TACGACACGTCAGTCAGCCAGGCCAAGAGTAAAAGAAGAACCGCCAGAGACGGCTCCCGTCTCGTCTTCCAAGGCGTCTAG GTATTATGACGATCGCTACAGAGAGCGTGAACGAGACAGAGATCGAGAACGAGAGTCGAGCCGAAGACCATCCGAGAGAGAACGAGAACCGGAGCGTGAACGGGAGCGAGAACGAGAAAGAGATCGTCGCGACGAACGTGGAGACTCTTCGCATCGTTCAAGGCATTAA
- the LOC126878104 gene encoding cleavage and polyadenylation specificity factor subunit 6 isoform X5 — protein sequence MADGDIDLYADDLEQDFAQIHSKKSKMVLADEFAGDGVDLYDDVIAAPAGGNGGVSTGNSGDGAGDTTSPNEETNGSAPYHQLGNNIQPNQIGRRHQLYVGNLTWWTSDQDITDAVQSIGVSDFVEVKFFENRANGQSKGFCVISLGSEQSMRICMERLPKKELHGQNPVVTFPTKQALNQFESQCKTRPAPAPQQSQSQRPHNPHQHQSPMPPHQQHPQHPQHPQHSQQNHGPRMMMGPPQGVRPQRMPPPGMGPPGPGGPGQQGPPRMHGPPMGPGPGPHHPLPGHPNQGPPPPGYQQGPWNGPRPNGPPGPPRGPSGPGGPPQQGPPGPGPGQHRPPGMSCTRDLSEASYHIPQQFHGGPPGPPGQGPPRGPPGHPGGPPGDPRGAQPRPEWNRPPGMHHGPQGPPGFPQHQHMQGPQPGQGPPQRGPPPGSMGGMLPGPGGPPPGHGGPPQGPPQGPPGGPAPHVNPAFFPQGPPHQHPGQHPPGPPGPPHGPPHGPPHGPPHGPPHGPPHGPPHGQPHVPPHGYGPPAAQPPYGAPGPDHRPEGPPPLTEQEFEEIMGRNRTVSSSAIARAVSDAAAGEYASAIETLVTAISLIKQSKVAADDRCKILISSLQDTLRGVETKSYGSARRERSRSRDRERSHRRRRERSRSRDREYRERSRDRDRERDRERDRERERDRDRDRERYYSEPYPRERSRSRERDRERERDREYRERSREESTTRQSARPRVKEEPPETAPVSSSKASRYYDDRYRERERDRDRERESSRRPSEREREPERERERERERDRRDERGDSSHRSRH from the exons ATGGCGGACGGTGACATTGATTTGTACGCCGACGATCTCGAGCAAGATTTCGCGCAG ATTCACAGCAAGAAAAGCAAAATGGTGTTAGCG GATGAGTTTGCTGGTGATGGCGTTGATTTGTATGATGATGTGATAGCAGCTCCTGCTGGTGGTAATGGTGGCGTTTCTACGGGAAATAGTGGAGATGGTGCTGGTGATACTACTTCACCAAATGAAGAAACAAATGGTAGCGCACCTTACCATCAACTTGGAAATAATATTCAGCCAAACCAAATTGGGAGACGTCATCAACTATATGTCGGAAATTTGACTTGg TGGACAAGTGACCAAGATATAACTGATGCTGTTCAAAGTATTGGTGTATCAGATTTTGTTGAAGTAAAATTCTTTGAAAATCGAGCCAATGGACAATCTAAGGGATTCTGTGTGATATCTTTGGGATCAGAACAAAGTATGAGGATATGTATGGAAAGATTACCTAAAAAGGAATTGCATGGACAAAATCCAGTAGTAACATTTCCAACTAAACAAGCTTTGAATCAA TTTGAGTCTCAGTGTAAGACACGACCAGCTCCGGCTCCTCAACAGAGTCAGAGTCAGCGTCCCCATAATCCACATCAGCATCAGTCACCAATGCCACCCCATCAACAGCATCCACAACATCCCCAACACCCTCAACATTCGCAACAAAATCATGGTCCTAGGATGATGATGGGTCCTCCGCAGGGTGTACGACCACAGAGAATGCCACCTCCAGGGATGGGTCCACCAGGTCCAGGTGGACCTGGCCAGCAAGGTCCACCGCGTATGCATGGTCCGCCGATGGGTCCTGGACCGGGACCGCACCATCCTTTACCTGGGCATCCTAACCAAGGTCCACCACCTCCTGGTTATCAGCAGGGCCCATGGAATGGGCCAAGACCTAATGGTCCACCTGGACCACCAAGAGGCCCAAGTGGACCTGGTGGTCCACCTCAACAAGGACCACCAGGACCAGGTCCTGGTCAACATCGGCCTCCAGGAATG AGTTGTACTAGAGACCTTTCAGAAGCCAGTTACCATATACCACAG CAATTTCATGGTGGTCCGCCTGGTCCACCTGGTCAAGGACCTCCACGTGGTCCACCTGGACATCCTGGTGGACCTCCAGGTGATCCAAGAGGTGCTCAACCACGACCCGAATGGAATAGACCACCAG GAATGCATCACGGGCCTCAGGGACCACCAGGTTTCCCTCAACATCAACATATGCAAGGCCCGCAACCTGGTCAAGGCCCACCACAGAGAGGACCTCCTCCAGGTTCTATGGGTG GAATGTTACCAGGTCCAGGAGGTCCACCACCTGGTCATGGTGGCCCACCTCAAGGACCACCACAAGGACCCCCAGGAGGACCTGCACCACATGTGAATCCAGCATTTTTCCCACAAGGACCACCTCATCAACATCCAGGACAACATCCACCAGGTCCTCCTGGTCCACCCCATGGACCACCTCATGGTCCACCACATGGTCCACCACATGGTCCACCTCATGGTCCACCTCATGGTCCTCCACATGGTCAACCACATGTGCCACCTCATGGTTATGGACCACCTGCAGCACAG CCACCTTATGGCGCACCAGGACCTGATCATCGCCCAGAAGGTCCTCCTCCCCTTACAGAacaagaatttgaagaaatcaTGGGTAGAAATAGGACCGTTTCTTCTTCTGCTATTGCTCGAGCAGTATCTGATGCTGCAGCAGGAGAATACGCAAGCGCTATAGAAACCCTGGTTACAGCCATCTCTTTGATAAAACAATCCAAGGTTGCTGCAGATGATAgatgtaaaattttaatcagtTCTCTTCAAGACACCTTGCGCGGCGTCGAAACAAAGAGTTATGGATCCGCACGTAGgg AACGATCACGTTCACGAGACAGGGAACGCAGTCACAGAAGAAGACGTGAGCGATCAAGGAGCCGTGACAGGGAATACAGAGAAAGAAGCAGAGACAGAGATAGAGAACGTGACAGGGAACGCGATCGTGAAAGGGAAAGGGATCGTGATCGTGACAGAGAACGTTATTACAGTGAACCATATCCACGGGAGAGATCACGAAGCAGGGAGAGGGATCGTGAACGTGAAAGAGATCGCGAATATAGAGAGCGAAGCAGAGAAGAAAG TACGACACGTCAGTCAGCCAGGCCAAGAGTAAAAGAAGAACCGCCAGAGACGGCTCCCGTCTCGTCTTCCAAGGCGTCTAG GTATTATGACGATCGCTACAGAGAGCGTGAACGAGACAGAGATCGAGAACGAGAGTCGAGCCGAAGACCATCCGAGAGAGAACGAGAACCGGAGCGTGAACGGGAGCGAGAACGAGAAAGAGATCGTCGCGACGAACGTGGAGACTCTTCGCATCGTTCAAGGCATTAA
- the LOC126878104 gene encoding cleavage and polyadenylation specificity factor subunit 6 isoform X11: MADGDIDLYADDLEQDFAQDEFAGDGVDLYDDVIAAPAGGNGGVSTGNSGDGAGDTTSPNEETNGSAPYHQLGNNIQPNQIGRRHQLYVGNLTWWTSDQDITDAVQSIGVSDFVEVKFFENRANGQSKGFCVISLGSEQSMRICMERLPKKELHGQNPVVTFPTKQALNQFESQCKTRPAPAPQQSQSQRPHNPHQHQSPMPPHQQHPQHPQHPQHSQQNHGPRMMMGPPQGVRPQRMPPPGMGPPGPGGPGQQGPPRMHGPPMGPGPGPHHPLPGHPNQGPPPPGYQQGPWNGPRPNGPPGPPRGPSGPGGPPQQGPPGPGPGQHRPPGMQFHGGPPGPPGQGPPRGPPGHPGGPPGDPRGAQPRPEWNRPPGMHHGPQGPPGFPQHQHMQGPQPGQGPPQRGPPPGSMGGMLPGPGGPPPGHGGPPQGPPQGPPGGPAPHVNPAFFPQGPPHQHPGQHPPGPPGPPHGPPHGPPHGPPHGPPHGPPHGPPHGQPHVPPHGYGPPAAQPPYGAPGPDHRPEGPPPLTEQEFEEIMGRNRTVSSSAIARAVSDAAAGEYASAIETLVTAISLIKQSKVAADDRCKILISSLQDTLRGVETKSYGSARRERSRSRDRERSHRRRRERSRSRDREYRERSRDRDRERDRERDRERERDRDRDRERYYSEPYPRERSRSRERDRERERDREYRERSREESTTRQSARPRVKEEPPETAPVSSSKASRYYDDRYRERERDRDRERESSRRPSEREREPERERERERERDRRDERGDSSHRSRH; the protein is encoded by the exons ATGGCGGACGGTGACATTGATTTGTACGCCGACGATCTCGAGCAAGATTTCGCGCAG GATGAGTTTGCTGGTGATGGCGTTGATTTGTATGATGATGTGATAGCAGCTCCTGCTGGTGGTAATGGTGGCGTTTCTACGGGAAATAGTGGAGATGGTGCTGGTGATACTACTTCACCAAATGAAGAAACAAATGGTAGCGCACCTTACCATCAACTTGGAAATAATATTCAGCCAAACCAAATTGGGAGACGTCATCAACTATATGTCGGAAATTTGACTTGg TGGACAAGTGACCAAGATATAACTGATGCTGTTCAAAGTATTGGTGTATCAGATTTTGTTGAAGTAAAATTCTTTGAAAATCGAGCCAATGGACAATCTAAGGGATTCTGTGTGATATCTTTGGGATCAGAACAAAGTATGAGGATATGTATGGAAAGATTACCTAAAAAGGAATTGCATGGACAAAATCCAGTAGTAACATTTCCAACTAAACAAGCTTTGAATCAA TTTGAGTCTCAGTGTAAGACACGACCAGCTCCGGCTCCTCAACAGAGTCAGAGTCAGCGTCCCCATAATCCACATCAGCATCAGTCACCAATGCCACCCCATCAACAGCATCCACAACATCCCCAACACCCTCAACATTCGCAACAAAATCATGGTCCTAGGATGATGATGGGTCCTCCGCAGGGTGTACGACCACAGAGAATGCCACCTCCAGGGATGGGTCCACCAGGTCCAGGTGGACCTGGCCAGCAAGGTCCACCGCGTATGCATGGTCCGCCGATGGGTCCTGGACCGGGACCGCACCATCCTTTACCTGGGCATCCTAACCAAGGTCCACCACCTCCTGGTTATCAGCAGGGCCCATGGAATGGGCCAAGACCTAATGGTCCACCTGGACCACCAAGAGGCCCAAGTGGACCTGGTGGTCCACCTCAACAAGGACCACCAGGACCAGGTCCTGGTCAACATCGGCCTCCAGGAATG CAATTTCATGGTGGTCCGCCTGGTCCACCTGGTCAAGGACCTCCACGTGGTCCACCTGGACATCCTGGTGGACCTCCAGGTGATCCAAGAGGTGCTCAACCACGACCCGAATGGAATAGACCACCAG GAATGCATCACGGGCCTCAGGGACCACCAGGTTTCCCTCAACATCAACATATGCAAGGCCCGCAACCTGGTCAAGGCCCACCACAGAGAGGACCTCCTCCAGGTTCTATGGGTG GAATGTTACCAGGTCCAGGAGGTCCACCACCTGGTCATGGTGGCCCACCTCAAGGACCACCACAAGGACCCCCAGGAGGACCTGCACCACATGTGAATCCAGCATTTTTCCCACAAGGACCACCTCATCAACATCCAGGACAACATCCACCAGGTCCTCCTGGTCCACCCCATGGACCACCTCATGGTCCACCACATGGTCCACCACATGGTCCACCTCATGGTCCACCTCATGGTCCTCCACATGGTCAACCACATGTGCCACCTCATGGTTATGGACCACCTGCAGCACAG CCACCTTATGGCGCACCAGGACCTGATCATCGCCCAGAAGGTCCTCCTCCCCTTACAGAacaagaatttgaagaaatcaTGGGTAGAAATAGGACCGTTTCTTCTTCTGCTATTGCTCGAGCAGTATCTGATGCTGCAGCAGGAGAATACGCAAGCGCTATAGAAACCCTGGTTACAGCCATCTCTTTGATAAAACAATCCAAGGTTGCTGCAGATGATAgatgtaaaattttaatcagtTCTCTTCAAGACACCTTGCGCGGCGTCGAAACAAAGAGTTATGGATCCGCACGTAGgg AACGATCACGTTCACGAGACAGGGAACGCAGTCACAGAAGAAGACGTGAGCGATCAAGGAGCCGTGACAGGGAATACAGAGAAAGAAGCAGAGACAGAGATAGAGAACGTGACAGGGAACGCGATCGTGAAAGGGAAAGGGATCGTGATCGTGACAGAGAACGTTATTACAGTGAACCATATCCACGGGAGAGATCACGAAGCAGGGAGAGGGATCGTGAACGTGAAAGAGATCGCGAATATAGAGAGCGAAGCAGAGAAGAAAG TACGACACGTCAGTCAGCCAGGCCAAGAGTAAAAGAAGAACCGCCAGAGACGGCTCCCGTCTCGTCTTCCAAGGCGTCTAG GTATTATGACGATCGCTACAGAGAGCGTGAACGAGACAGAGATCGAGAACGAGAGTCGAGCCGAAGACCATCCGAGAGAGAACGAGAACCGGAGCGTGAACGGGAGCGAGAACGAGAAAGAGATCGTCGCGACGAACGTGGAGACTCTTCGCATCGTTCAAGGCATTAA
- the LOC126878104 gene encoding cleavage and polyadenylation specificity factor subunit 6 isoform X14, with the protein MADGDIDLYADDLEQDFAQIHSKKSKMVLADEFAGDGVDLYDDVIAAPAGGNGGVSTGNSGDGAGDTTSPNEETNGSAPYHQLGNNIQPNQIGRRHQLYVGNLTWWTSDQDITDAVQSIGVSDFVEVKFFENRANGQSKGFCVISLGSEQSMRICMERLPKKELHGQNPVVTFPTKQALNQFESQCKTRPAPAPQQSQSQRPHNPHQHQSPMPPHQQHPQHPQHPQHSQQNHGPRMMMGPPQGVRPQRMPPPGMGPPGPGGPGQQGPPRMHGPPMGPGPGPHHPLPGHPNQGPPPPGYQQGPWNGPRPNGPPGPPRGPSGPGGPPQQGPPGPGPGQHRPPGMSCTRDLSEASYHIPQIEIESSFVSIQQFHGGPPGPPGQGPPRGPPGHPGGPPGDPRGAQPRPEWNRPPGMHHGPQGPPGFPQHQHMQGPQPGQGPPQRGPPPGSMGGMLPGPGGPPPGHGGPPQGPPQGPPGGPAPHVNPAFFPQGPPHQHPGQHPPGPPGPPHGPPHGPPHGPPHGPPHGPPHGPPHGQPHVPPHGYGPPAAQPPYGAPGPDHRPEGPPPLTEQEFEEIMGRNRTVSSSAIARAVSDAAAGEYASAIETLVTAISLIKQSKVAADDRCKILISSLQDTLRGVETKSYGSARRERSRSRDRERSHRRRRERSRSRDREYRERSRDRDRERDRERDRERERDRDRDRERYYSEPYPRERSRSRERDRERERDREYRERSREERENEKGRRPQRAEHLVPFNKYQETDDGLSQSTIPDS; encoded by the exons ATGGCGGACGGTGACATTGATTTGTACGCCGACGATCTCGAGCAAGATTTCGCGCAG ATTCACAGCAAGAAAAGCAAAATGGTGTTAGCG GATGAGTTTGCTGGTGATGGCGTTGATTTGTATGATGATGTGATAGCAGCTCCTGCTGGTGGTAATGGTGGCGTTTCTACGGGAAATAGTGGAGATGGTGCTGGTGATACTACTTCACCAAATGAAGAAACAAATGGTAGCGCACCTTACCATCAACTTGGAAATAATATTCAGCCAAACCAAATTGGGAGACGTCATCAACTATATGTCGGAAATTTGACTTGg TGGACAAGTGACCAAGATATAACTGATGCTGTTCAAAGTATTGGTGTATCAGATTTTGTTGAAGTAAAATTCTTTGAAAATCGAGCCAATGGACAATCTAAGGGATTCTGTGTGATATCTTTGGGATCAGAACAAAGTATGAGGATATGTATGGAAAGATTACCTAAAAAGGAATTGCATGGACAAAATCCAGTAGTAACATTTCCAACTAAACAAGCTTTGAATCAA TTTGAGTCTCAGTGTAAGACACGACCAGCTCCGGCTCCTCAACAGAGTCAGAGTCAGCGTCCCCATAATCCACATCAGCATCAGTCACCAATGCCACCCCATCAACAGCATCCACAACATCCCCAACACCCTCAACATTCGCAACAAAATCATGGTCCTAGGATGATGATGGGTCCTCCGCAGGGTGTACGACCACAGAGAATGCCACCTCCAGGGATGGGTCCACCAGGTCCAGGTGGACCTGGCCAGCAAGGTCCACCGCGTATGCATGGTCCGCCGATGGGTCCTGGACCGGGACCGCACCATCCTTTACCTGGGCATCCTAACCAAGGTCCACCACCTCCTGGTTATCAGCAGGGCCCATGGAATGGGCCAAGACCTAATGGTCCACCTGGACCACCAAGAGGCCCAAGTGGACCTGGTGGTCCACCTCAACAAGGACCACCAGGACCAGGTCCTGGTCAACATCGGCCTCCAGGAATG AGTTGTACTAGAGACCTTTCAGAAGCCAGTTACCATATACCACAG ATTGAAATAGAATCTTCGTTTGTCTCCATTCAGCAATTTCATGGTGGTCCGCCTGGTCCACCTGGTCAAGGACCTCCACGTGGTCCACCTGGACATCCTGGTGGACCTCCAGGTGATCCAAGAGGTGCTCAACCACGACCCGAATGGAATAGACCACCAG GAATGCATCACGGGCCTCAGGGACCACCAGGTTTCCCTCAACATCAACATATGCAAGGCCCGCAACCTGGTCAAGGCCCACCACAGAGAGGACCTCCTCCAGGTTCTATGGGTG GAATGTTACCAGGTCCAGGAGGTCCACCACCTGGTCATGGTGGCCCACCTCAAGGACCACCACAAGGACCCCCAGGAGGACCTGCACCACATGTGAATCCAGCATTTTTCCCACAAGGACCACCTCATCAACATCCAGGACAACATCCACCAGGTCCTCCTGGTCCACCCCATGGACCACCTCATGGTCCACCACATGGTCCACCACATGGTCCACCTCATGGTCCACCTCATGGTCCTCCACATGGTCAACCACATGTGCCACCTCATGGTTATGGACCACCTGCAGCACAG CCACCTTATGGCGCACCAGGACCTGATCATCGCCCAGAAGGTCCTCCTCCCCTTACAGAacaagaatttgaagaaatcaTGGGTAGAAATAGGACCGTTTCTTCTTCTGCTATTGCTCGAGCAGTATCTGATGCTGCAGCAGGAGAATACGCAAGCGCTATAGAAACCCTGGTTACAGCCATCTCTTTGATAAAACAATCCAAGGTTGCTGCAGATGATAgatgtaaaattttaatcagtTCTCTTCAAGACACCTTGCGCGGCGTCGAAACAAAGAGTTATGGATCCGCACGTAGgg AACGATCACGTTCACGAGACAGGGAACGCAGTCACAGAAGAAGACGTGAGCGATCAAGGAGCCGTGACAGGGAATACAGAGAAAGAAGCAGAGACAGAGATAGAGAACGTGACAGGGAACGCGATCGTGAAAGGGAAAGGGATCGTGATCGTGACAGAGAACGTTATTACAGTGAACCATATCCACGGGAGAGATCACGAAGCAGGGAGAGGGATCGTGAACGTGAAAGAGATCGCGAATATAGAGAGCGAAGCAGAGAAGAAAG AGAGAATGAAAAGGGAAGAAGACCGCAAAGGGCTGAGCATTTGGTACCTTTTAACAAGTACCAGGAAACGGATGATGGACTCTCACAGAGCACAATACCAGATAGTTAA